In Paenibacillus sp. FSL R7-0345, a single window of DNA contains:
- a CDS encoding ATP-binding protein gives MEYLKIFFVNTALLITLAYLGNLIYKHTITYAPERVKKICWVLVAIFAGWISSFFGYRLDENVIFDLRIVPLIISTLAYPQPFILILIGVGTGITRLTFGVNEAAMAGVINLSILGFVCAALSLWVSRSNTTLRFKRLTVILIVNLVNTVNILIFGVIPDRIYLSDIMPVTLAGGLVLSLLFALIIRDFQLELLRNGQIIRANELLSAQTEELHKNKIALEERAKQLMLASQYKSEFLATMSHELRTPLNSIINLSQLIEENSDSLSPEETGEYAGIIHRSGEDLLMLINDILDLSKVEAGKLDISKEDLSVSEISELLVLQFSVAAKLKGLEFKVVSEAAVPEIIHSDPQRVQQILRNLLANAVKFTAEGSISLNIRTVEQKDGALLRRWIVFDVQDTGIGIAAEKHDIIFEAFQQADVTIGRRYGGTGLGLSISNDLARLLGGFITLHSEEQKGSRFSLYLPL, from the coding sequence ATGGAATATCTTAAAATCTTTTTTGTCAATACAGCGCTGCTGATAACATTGGCTTATCTGGGCAATTTAATATATAAGCACACTATTACATATGCGCCTGAACGGGTGAAAAAGATATGCTGGGTTCTTGTGGCGATTTTTGCCGGCTGGATCAGCTCGTTTTTCGGATACAGGCTGGACGAGAATGTCATCTTTGATTTGCGAATTGTGCCGCTGATCATTTCCACCCTCGCCTATCCGCAGCCGTTTATTCTTATATTGATTGGTGTGGGAACCGGAATTACGCGGCTGACCTTCGGGGTAAACGAAGCAGCGATGGCCGGCGTTATTAATCTGTCTATTCTGGGATTTGTCTGTGCTGCTCTCAGCCTGTGGGTCAGCCGTTCTAATACAACACTCCGCTTCAAAAGACTGACGGTAATCCTTATAGTCAACCTGGTCAATACGGTCAATATCCTTATTTTCGGCGTCATTCCGGACCGGATCTATCTGTCGGATATTATGCCGGTCACGCTGGCAGGCGGCCTGGTCCTCAGTCTGCTGTTTGCGCTGATTATCCGTGACTTCCAGCTGGAGCTGCTGCGCAATGGCCAGATTATCCGGGCCAACGAGCTGCTGTCCGCCCAGACCGAGGAGCTGCACAAGAATAAGATTGCCCTGGAGGAGCGGGCCAAGCAGCTGATGCTGGCTTCGCAGTACAAATCAGAGTTTCTGGCTACGATGTCGCATGAGCTGCGTACACCGCTGAACAGCATCATCAACCTGTCGCAATTAATAGAAGAAAACAGTGACTCTCTAAGTCCGGAGGAAACCGGGGAATATGCCGGCATTATCCACCGCTCCGGTGAGGATCTGCTTATGCTTATTAATGATATTCTCGATTTGTCCAAGGTAGAGGCCGGGAAGCTGGATATCAGCAAGGAGGACCTGAGTGTCAGTGAAATTTCGGAGCTGCTGGTCCTGCAGTTCAGTGTAGCCGCCAAACTGAAGGGGCTGGAGTTTAAGGTTGTGAGTGAAGCAGCGGTTCCGGAAATCATACATTCCGATCCGCAGCGGGTGCAGCAGATTCTCCGCAACCTGCTGGCTAATGCAGTTAAGTTTACTGCGGAAGGGAGCATATCCCTTAATATCCGCACGGTAGAGCAGAAGGACGGGGCCCTGTTACGTCGCTGGATCGTATTTGACGTGCAGGATACCGGCATCGGAATTGCCGCTGAGAAGCATGATATTATCTTCGAAGCCTTCCAGCAGGCGGATGTGACAATCGGCCGCAGATATGGGGGAACCGGACTGGGCCTGTCCATCAGTAACGATCTGGCAAGACTTCTGGGCGGATTTATCACCCTTCATAGTGAAGAACAAAAGGGGAGCCGCTTCTCACTGTATCTGCCTCTGTAG
- a CDS encoding MFS transporter: MNIMRNRLPGTRTKRIRKASVHRNNLKIATIEGIPSTIFQVLLQGQFLTGFLLYLGASSSQIGFVLALTTLVNVAQIGVAFLIQKLPSRKWAMVLFTGMHRLLWGATGLVPFIFPEKHWVTAFVILYTTAFISSTAGGMLWNSMISDLVPARVRGRYFGIRNTLLNALGSLVMYGGGVVLDRYPGGHGFLIVYIVVWVCAIANIAVFCFYPDVPFEKSEEKFFLPMFRKPLHDKLFMKSTLFLAAWLLLQNLTVPLYSYVMLQLLHINYQTLSLLNVSQTVVMMASFYVWGNLNARYSNKRLLLWTLPIIALSSLMWGMLSVLPMLPVLFAAHIIFGMGVGGFNQLAFNFIIGDTPKKERPMYMAMYAALTGLAAFFGPLLGGKIYEWIVDWPNWTQIYGMQIVVGVLMITLALLLGRRVLRDE, from the coding sequence ATGAACATCATGAGAAACAGGCTGCCCGGAACTCGTACCAAGCGTATCCGTAAGGCTTCCGTCCACCGCAACAATCTGAAAATTGCTACAATTGAAGGAATCCCCTCAACGATCTTTCAAGTGCTGCTGCAAGGGCAGTTTCTGACGGGATTTCTGCTCTATTTGGGAGCCAGCTCAAGCCAGATCGGATTTGTGCTAGCGCTTACCACACTGGTCAATGTTGCCCAGATAGGTGTGGCGTTTCTGATTCAGAAGCTGCCCAGCCGCAAGTGGGCGATGGTCCTTTTTACCGGAATGCACCGTCTGCTCTGGGGAGCTACAGGACTGGTCCCGTTTATTTTTCCCGAGAAACATTGGGTTACAGCTTTTGTAATATTGTATACAACCGCATTTATATCCAGTACAGCAGGCGGAATGCTGTGGAACTCCATGATCAGCGACCTTGTTCCTGCACGGGTGAGGGGACGTTATTTCGGAATCCGCAATACGCTTTTGAATGCGCTGGGCAGCCTGGTGATGTATGGCGGAGGCGTTGTGCTGGACCGTTATCCCGGCGGGCATGGCTTTCTCATTGTGTATATTGTTGTATGGGTTTGCGCGATCGCCAACATTGCGGTCTTCTGCTTTTATCCCGATGTCCCGTTTGAAAAATCAGAGGAGAAGTTTTTCCTGCCGATGTTCAGGAAACCGCTTCACGATAAGCTGTTTATGAAGTCAACGCTGTTTCTCGCCGCCTGGCTGCTGCTGCAAAACCTGACTGTCCCGTTATATTCATACGTTATGCTGCAGCTGCTTCATATTAACTATCAGACGCTTTCGCTGCTCAATGTATCACAAACGGTGGTCATGATGGCAAGCTTCTATGTCTGGGGTAATCTGAATGCCAGGTACAGCAATAAACGGCTGCTGCTGTGGACACTGCCGATCATTGCACTGTCCTCGCTGATGTGGGGCATGCTGTCCGTGCTGCCGATGCTGCCGGTGCTGTTTGCAGCGCATATTATTTTTGGTATGGGCGTCGGGGGCTTTAACCAGCTGGCGTTTAATTTCATTATCGGTGATACCCCGAAGAAGGAGCGGCCGATGTACATGGCGATGTATGCGGCGCTAACCGGACTCGCGGCCTTTTTCGGTCCGCTGCTCGGGGGTAAAATATATGAGTGGATTGTGGACTGGCCTAACTGGACGCAAATTTACGGTATGCAGATTGTTGTAGGAGTGCTGATGATCACGCTGGCCCTGCTGCTGGGGCGCCGGGTACTTCGGGATGAATAA
- a CDS encoding oxidoreductase, whose protein sequence is MTRIAVVLGATGLVGEAVTRELLAGDWAEVRVLVRRRLALTDSRLKQVIVDWEQLGQYKEQFAGAYAVFCCLGTTIKQAGSQEQFERVDLHYPLEAAALAKASGVKQFLVVSSMGASAKSGNFYIRTKGRAEDGLAAAGFHGLHIFRPSLLLGERAQFRLGERAGAVIMKAFDFAMVGKLARYRAIPGAKVAKAMVNIALADTGGTHIYTNEVIHVIGGR, encoded by the coding sequence ATGACGAGGATAGCAGTAGTTTTGGGAGCCACGGGTCTGGTCGGTGAGGCGGTTACACGCGAATTGCTTGCAGGGGATTGGGCTGAGGTGCGTGTGCTTGTCCGCCGCAGGCTTGCGCTGACCGATTCCCGGCTGAAGCAGGTTATAGTGGACTGGGAGCAGCTCGGGCAATACAAGGAGCAATTCGCCGGAGCGTACGCTGTTTTCTGCTGCCTGGGTACGACAATTAAACAAGCCGGCTCGCAGGAGCAGTTCGAACGGGTAGACCTGCATTATCCGCTGGAGGCAGCCGCGCTGGCCAAAGCAAGCGGAGTGAAGCAGTTCCTGGTTGTCTCCTCCATGGGGGCAAGCGCGAAATCCGGCAATTTCTACATCCGGACAAAAGGTCGGGCTGAAGACGGTCTGGCTGCCGCCGGCTTCCATGGCCTGCATATTTTCCGGCCTTCCCTGCTGCTGGGTGAACGTGCGCAGTTCAGGCTGGGTGAACGTGCCGGGGCTGTGATCATGAAGGCGTTTGATTTTGCAATGGTCGGCAAGCTGGCCCGCTACCGGGCTATTCCGGGTGCCAAGGTGGCCAAGGCTATGGTGAATATCGCGCTTGCAGATACAGGCGGGACACATATTTACACTAATGAAGTTATTCATGTCATCGGCGGACGCTGA
- a CDS encoding RidA family protein — MSKKQIATTAAPGAIGPYSQAIAAGNWVYTSGQLGLNPETGELAGSVQEQARQSLSNVKAILEEAGASMDQVVKTTVYLKDMNDFAAVNEVYSTFFTEPYPARSAVEVARLPKDGLVEIEAVARKK; from the coding sequence ATGAGTAAGAAACAAATCGCGACAACAGCGGCACCAGGCGCAATCGGACCGTACAGCCAGGCTATCGCAGCCGGCAATTGGGTATACACTTCCGGACAGCTTGGCTTAAACCCGGAAACCGGAGAACTGGCAGGAAGCGTTCAGGAACAGGCCCGCCAGTCACTCAGCAATGTAAAGGCGATTCTGGAGGAAGCCGGCGCATCGATGGATCAGGTTGTAAAAACCACAGTATATCTGAAGGACATGAACGACTTTGCTGCTGTTAACGAAGTGTACAGCACTTTCTTCACTGAGCCTTATCCGGCCCGCAGTGCAGTAGAGGTTGCCCGCCTGCCTAAAGACGGTCTGGTTGAGATCGAAGCAGTAGCGCGCAAGAAATAA
- a CDS encoding tryptophan-rich sensory protein, producing the protein MTRNNPFKWWNLLFFLGVILVNTLSVALPLGGNSTGEISDKYHTYLTPAGYAFSIWSLIYLLLAGFVIYQFRSGTGSRDSVQSIGIWFILSCIFNMSWLILWHYLYIELSLAAMVLLLVSLIVVYRKTRLIDRPTTGENWLIRLPFSIYLGWISVATIVNVSVVLKKNDWGGFGLDGTVWAVIMLIVGTLLAVLVSYPYRDSIFPLVFVWAFIAIALEQRDTENVFLTGSIAAGLLLLYSLWLTLTPRRRTA; encoded by the coding sequence ATGACACGTAACAATCCGTTTAAGTGGTGGAATCTGCTGTTCTTCCTCGGGGTTATCCTGGTTAACACCCTGTCTGTAGCACTGCCGCTTGGCGGCAACAGCACCGGTGAAATTTCCGACAAATATCATACTTACCTTACTCCGGCCGGCTACGCTTTTTCCATCTGGTCACTCATTTATCTGCTGCTGGCCGGGTTTGTTATCTACCAGTTCCGCTCCGGCACCGGCTCCAGGGATTCGGTACAGTCCATCGGCATCTGGTTCATCCTCAGCTGTATTTTTAATATGAGCTGGCTGATTCTGTGGCATTATTTATACATCGAGCTGTCACTCGCCGCAATGGTGCTGCTGCTGGTGTCCCTGATTGTCGTTTACCGCAAAACCAGACTGATCGACCGTCCGACCACGGGCGAAAACTGGCTGATCCGCCTGCCGTTCAGTATCTATCTCGGCTGGATTTCCGTCGCCACTATTGTCAATGTATCTGTCGTGCTGAAAAAGAATGACTGGGGCGGGTTCGGCCTGGACGGTACGGTATGGGCGGTGATTATGCTGATTGTCGGCACTCTGCTTGCCGTACTGGTCAGCTACCCGTACCGTGACAGCATCTTCCCGCTGGTGTTTGTATGGGCCTTTATCGCTATCGCCCTGGAGCAGCGGGATACAGAGAATGTCTTCCTCACCGGTTCCATTGCCGCCGGCCTCCTCCTGCTGTACAGCCTGTGGCTGACGCTTACGCCGCGGCGCAGAACAGCCTAA
- a CDS encoding TIM-barrel domain-containing protein, translating to MESSEAIRPEKMGPLVMTETWNTPGSVESWERSESIYIVRGECAGIAFFFLNDETFRMKLFHGEVPDLTTTPAVLAESCIPHLFPVEENEDQLIFTTSSIKLIIEKTSFMIRVENLSGKVIMQQNLTSWNPRGASHAEYDMQPDSHFYGLGEKSSFLDKRGERYTNWNTDVFAPHLPEIEALYESIPLLIHMHGELTYGLFLDNTGRSDFDMRSHGVAFTVGCSTGDYDIYFINGPEIKDVVKRYTALTGRIALPPKWAIGYHQSRYSYMNQQEVLQLARTFREKNIPCDVIYLDIHYMDEYRVFTFDPVNFPDPAKMIAELGELGVRIVPIVDPGVKKDPKYEVYKEGVLNKHFCRRLEGDIFFGEVWPGISAFPDFSDSRTAEWWGDLHKYYTDLGIQGIWNDMNEPAVFNESKTMDLDVMHFNDGRPVTHEEYHNLYGMMMSKATYEGLAEHMAGERPFVLTRAGYAGIQRYAAVWTGDNRSFWEHMAMAIPMVLNMGLSGLAFAGPDIGGFAHHTSAQLLVRWTQMGVFFPYCRNHSSIGTLRQEPWSFGAEVEGILREFIGLRYRWMPHIYNLFHEAEMSGLPVIRPLILEYPRDPHVTNLCDQFLLGDNVLIAPVYRPDTDHRSVYLPEGCWLDYWDGEVHEGGKHILAAAPLHIMPMYVKAGSFTAEGPLKQYAQEETAETVIFHLYGAKAEEDFTASFSLYEDDGHSFAYRKGAYSQITVEAKGMGDGLLLTWSYTSDAYKPPREMLRFALCYPFFAADDVDGLSEISLDELKEGRQGWARNGKSGAIIVQVPDEQGGGELRIRAGE from the coding sequence ATGGAGAGCAGTGAAGCAATCCGCCCGGAAAAAATGGGCCCGCTGGTCATGACGGAAACCTGGAATACCCCGGGGAGTGTGGAATCCTGGGAGCGTTCGGAGAGTATTTACATTGTCCGCGGTGAGTGTGCAGGCATCGCCTTTTTCTTTTTAAATGATGAGACTTTCCGGATGAAGCTGTTTCACGGTGAGGTGCCGGATCTGACGACAACGCCGGCTGTACTGGCAGAAAGCTGTATCCCGCATCTTTTTCCGGTGGAGGAGAATGAAGACCAGCTAATTTTTACGACAAGCAGCATCAAGCTGATTATAGAAAAGACATCCTTTATGATCCGTGTGGAGAATCTGTCGGGAAAAGTAATTATGCAGCAGAATCTGACAAGCTGGAACCCGCGCGGGGCCAGCCATGCGGAGTATGATATGCAGCCGGATTCGCATTTTTACGGGCTGGGTGAGAAGTCGAGCTTCCTGGATAAGCGCGGGGAACGTTATACCAACTGGAACACGGATGTGTTTGCTCCCCACCTGCCGGAAATCGAAGCCCTGTATGAATCCATTCCGCTGCTGATCCACATGCACGGTGAGCTTACCTATGGCTTGTTCCTCGATAATACGGGCCGCAGTGATTTTGACATGCGTTCGCACGGGGTAGCTTTTACAGTCGGCTGCTCGACGGGAGATTACGATATTTATTTTATTAACGGTCCGGAGATAAAGGATGTTGTCAAAAGATACACCGCTCTCACCGGACGGATCGCTCTTCCGCCAAAGTGGGCCATCGGCTATCACCAGTCGCGCTACAGCTACATGAATCAGCAGGAGGTGCTGCAGCTGGCCCGGACCTTCCGTGAGAAGAATATCCCGTGTGATGTTATCTATCTGGACATTCATTATATGGACGAGTACCGGGTGTTCACCTTCGATCCGGTTAATTTCCCTGATCCGGCTAAAATGATTGCTGAGCTGGGTGAGCTTGGGGTGCGCATCGTGCCCATTGTAGATCCCGGTGTCAAAAAAGACCCGAAATACGAGGTGTACAAGGAAGGTGTCCTGAACAAGCATTTCTGCCGCAGGCTGGAGGGGGATATTTTCTTCGGTGAAGTGTGGCCGGGCATTAGTGCGTTCCCTGATTTCAGTGACAGCCGGACTGCCGAGTGGTGGGGGGATCTGCACAAATATTACACAGATCTGGGCATCCAGGGCATCTGGAATGATATGAATGAGCCGGCGGTGTTCAACGAATCGAAAACGATGGATCTCGATGTGATGCACTTCAATGACGGGCGTCCGGTTACCCATGAGGAATACCACAATCTGTACGGCATGATGATGTCAAAAGCGACCTATGAGGGTCTGGCGGAGCATATGGCGGGGGAGCGGCCTTTTGTGCTGACCAGAGCCGGTTATGCCGGCATCCAGCGGTACGCTGCAGTGTGGACCGGGGATAACCGCAGCTTCTGGGAGCATATGGCGATGGCGATTCCGATGGTGCTTAATATGGGACTGTCGGGACTGGCTTTTGCCGGTCCGGATATCGGCGGCTTTGCCCACCATACATCGGCACAATTACTGGTACGGTGGACGCAGATGGGGGTGTTCTTCCCGTACTGCCGTAACCATTCCTCGATTGGTACACTGCGCCAGGAGCCTTGGTCGTTCGGTGCAGAAGTCGAGGGGATTTTGCGTGAATTCATCGGGCTGCGGTATCGCTGGATGCCGCATATTTATAATCTTTTCCATGAAGCTGAAATGTCCGGACTGCCGGTGATCCGGCCGCTGATTCTGGAATATCCGCGTGATCCGCATGTGACCAATCTATGCGACCAGTTCCTGCTGGGAGATAACGTGCTGATCGCCCCGGTCTACCGTCCGGATACCGATCACCGCTCGGTGTATCTGCCGGAAGGCTGCTGGCTGGATTATTGGGACGGCGAGGTGCATGAGGGCGGCAAGCATATTCTTGCAGCTGCGCCGCTGCACATCATGCCGATGTATGTGAAGGCGGGAAGTTTTACAGCGGAGGGCCCGCTGAAGCAGTATGCGCAGGAAGAAACTGCGGAGACGGTTATTTTCCACTTATACGGGGCTAAGGCGGAGGAGGATTTCACGGCCTCGTTCTCACTGTATGAGGATGACGGGCACAGCTTTGCTTACCGCAAAGGGGCATATTCACAGATCACTGTGGAGGCAAAAGGGATGGGAGACGGGCTACTGCTGACCTGGTCTTACACGAGTGATGCCTACAAGCCGCCGCGGGAGATGCTGCGCTTCGCGCTGTGCTACCCGTTCTTCGCTGCAGATGATGTGGACGGGCTGTCTGAGATCAGTCTGGATGAGCTGAAGGAAGGGCGCCAGGGCTGGGCCCGCAACGGAAAAAGCGGCGCAATTATCGTTCAGGTTCCGGATGAGCAGGGCGGCGGAGAGCTGCGGATCAGAGCAGGCGAGTAG
- a CDS encoding DEAD/DEAH box helicase has translation MIKHLYAIWLGDVLFCFSGETSEPKVDAWTRVVKKMVFRGGGRPFAGAALRLAEVKYPVAAAAEGKTARRGMPGRTLEGLALGPKEAFDLLLAWDDELCRAQGVEAGGEMRYWAAAARFALELMATGGIVPGAMPPRPIGARRRGGEQAASACWFPAFRQDADREFFLQLAASMPVLALGAHVAEEGDLTSREDAGGYVLYSFLQAVMTAEIKKIIAGSESELGPYKANYRRGYSPLTELWWNSLLTGSREIPVQGTPAEVSELLAEVNGAAAGGMPRAQAEEEQTGQLSLGLRLEPPADENELWQLTFWAESREEGEFWLPAAAIWSSPEREFTLWGKRYRNIQQQLLSALGRAARISPDIQGALNVPAPTGAELEPERLYFFLKESVQQLREWGITVQMPSRWSREGRRRIGMRMKMQPPQGGLDGPEQSSLGMEELISFRIEASLGDNTISEEELNALVEAGVPFVRFRGEWIEVDPKEIRQVLRYMKRHEGGEMSAADWMRLEAEDGEERLWKGMSVTGMETSGLLSSLMHGDVLRNLPVRTAPQGLQGTLRPYQERGYQWLAALSGLGFGVCLADDMGLGKTIQVIACLMDRALTAPPEFRKKPALILCPTSLLGNWQRELQRFAPSLSVHIHHGGRRIRGAGFAELAGNHEIVLTTYHLAGRDSEDLAAVRWSTVVLDEAQYIKNHRTKQAQSVMKLSAPYRIAMTGTPVENRLGELWSIFHFLNPGYLGSYHSFRQRYVSGEGGERLQELHRLVSPFLLRRLKSDPDISKDLPEKLELKTYCPLTETQAALYQGVVDEMLGVIGERSGMARRGLVLSSLTKLKQICDHPQLFRKEEGRSGRSEQSGKMDVMFEVLDSIAELGESALIFTQYVAMGELLVSRLAKRYGQTPLFLHGGIPKRERDEMVHAFQEGEGPAFFVLSLKAGGVGLNLTRANHVLHYDRWWNPAVENQATDRAFRIGQHKNVQVHKLICQGTLEERIDELIERKKNLSEQVVGSGENWLTEMSNRELQELIELQDQDWM, from the coding sequence ATGATTAAGCATCTGTATGCAATATGGCTAGGGGACGTATTATTTTGCTTCTCCGGTGAAACCTCGGAACCCAAGGTTGATGCGTGGACACGCGTGGTCAAAAAGATGGTATTCCGGGGCGGGGGGCGTCCTTTTGCGGGTGCTGCGCTACGGCTGGCAGAAGTGAAATATCCGGTTGCAGCTGCAGCCGAGGGGAAAACAGCACGGCGCGGAATGCCGGGACGCACGCTCGAAGGACTGGCGCTGGGGCCGAAGGAAGCCTTCGACCTGCTGCTTGCCTGGGACGATGAGCTATGCCGGGCCCAGGGTGTGGAAGCCGGAGGCGAAATGCGCTACTGGGCGGCTGCTGCACGGTTTGCACTGGAGCTGATGGCTACCGGAGGAATTGTGCCGGGCGCAATGCCGCCGCGGCCGATCGGCGCCCGGCGCCGCGGCGGGGAGCAGGCGGCTTCCGCCTGCTGGTTCCCTGCATTCCGTCAGGATGCAGACAGGGAGTTCTTCCTGCAGCTGGCGGCGTCCATGCCGGTGCTGGCACTCGGAGCCCATGTTGCCGAGGAGGGTGATCTGACTTCGCGTGAAGATGCAGGCGGGTATGTGCTGTATTCCTTCCTGCAGGCAGTGATGACTGCAGAGATCAAAAAAATCATTGCCGGCTCAGAAAGTGAGCTTGGCCCTTATAAAGCAAACTACCGGCGCGGATATTCCCCGCTGACGGAGTTATGGTGGAACAGCCTGCTTACGGGCAGCCGGGAGATTCCGGTTCAGGGGACACCGGCCGAAGTATCCGAGCTGCTGGCTGAGGTGAACGGGGCGGCTGCCGGCGGCATGCCGCGTGCCCAGGCAGAGGAAGAGCAGACAGGACAGCTTAGTCTGGGGCTGCGTCTGGAGCCGCCGGCTGACGAAAATGAGCTGTGGCAGCTGACCTTCTGGGCAGAGAGCCGTGAGGAAGGCGAATTCTGGCTTCCGGCGGCAGCGATCTGGAGCAGCCCGGAGAGAGAATTTACACTCTGGGGCAAGCGGTACCGCAATATCCAGCAGCAGCTGCTGAGCGCGCTGGGCCGTGCGGCTAGGATATCGCCTGATATTCAGGGGGCACTGAACGTTCCTGCACCGACAGGAGCTGAGCTGGAGCCGGAGCGCCTCTATTTCTTTTTGAAAGAGAGTGTACAGCAGCTGCGTGAATGGGGCATCACCGTGCAGATGCCGTCGCGCTGGAGCCGGGAAGGGCGGCGCCGGATCGGCATGCGGATGAAGATGCAGCCGCCGCAGGGCGGGCTGGACGGCCCTGAGCAGTCCTCGCTCGGGATGGAAGAGCTGATCTCCTTCCGTATCGAAGCGTCGCTTGGCGATAATACAATCAGTGAAGAGGAATTGAATGCCCTGGTGGAGGCGGGAGTGCCGTTTGTCCGCTTCAGGGGCGAGTGGATTGAAGTGGATCCCAAGGAAATCCGCCAGGTGCTGCGGTATATGAAACGCCATGAGGGCGGGGAAATGTCGGCTGCCGACTGGATGCGCCTGGAAGCTGAAGATGGGGAAGAACGGCTCTGGAAGGGCATGTCTGTTACGGGTATGGAGACCTCCGGCCTCCTGTCATCGCTCATGCACGGAGATGTTCTGCGAAACCTTCCGGTGCGGACAGCGCCTCAAGGCTTGCAGGGAACATTGCGGCCTTATCAGGAAAGAGGCTACCAATGGCTGGCTGCACTCAGCGGCCTGGGCTTCGGGGTGTGTCTGGCTGATGACATGGGTCTGGGCAAGACGATCCAGGTCATCGCCTGCCTCATGGACCGTGCATTAACTGCACCGCCTGAATTCAGAAAGAAGCCGGCGCTGATTCTTTGCCCTACCTCGCTGCTGGGTAACTGGCAGCGGGAGCTGCAGCGTTTTGCCCCTTCACTTAGTGTGCATATCCATCACGGGGGAAGACGGATACGCGGGGCCGGATTTGCCGAGCTTGCCGGCAATCATGAGATTGTACTGACTACCTATCATCTGGCCGGCCGGGACAGTGAAGATCTGGCTGCGGTGCGCTGGTCTACGGTTGTGCTGGATGAAGCGCAATATATCAAGAATCACCGGACCAAACAGGCGCAGAGTGTGATGAAGCTGTCTGCTCCATACCGGATCGCCATGACGGGGACCCCGGTGGAGAACCGGCTGGGTGAGCTGTGGTCGATTTTTCACTTTTTGAATCCGGGGTATCTGGGCTCCTATCATTCCTTCCGTCAGCGTTATGTGTCCGGGGAAGGCGGGGAGCGGCTGCAGGAGCTGCACCGGCTGGTTTCGCCGTTTCTGCTGCGCAGGCTCAAGAGTGATCCCGATATCTCGAAGGATCTGCCCGAGAAGCTGGAGCTGAAAACGTATTGTCCGCTAACGGAAACACAGGCGGCGCTGTATCAAGGTGTAGTGGATGAGATGCTGGGCGTAATCGGTGAACGTTCCGGGATGGCCCGCCGCGGTCTGGTCCTCTCCTCGCTGACCAAGCTGAAGCAGATCTGTGATCATCCGCAGCTCTTCCGCAAGGAAGAAGGGCGCAGCGGGCGCAGTGAGCAGTCAGGCAAAATGGACGTCATGTTCGAGGTGCTGGACAGCATTGCCGAGCTTGGCGAGTCAGCGCTGATTTTTACCCAGTATGTAGCAATGGGAGAGCTGCTCGTTAGCCGGCTTGCCAAAAGATATGGCCAAACCCCGCTGTTCCTGCATGGCGGTATCCCCAAACGGGAGCGTGATGAAATGGTCCATGCGTTCCAGGAAGGCGAGGGGCCGGCATTCTTCGTGCTCTCCCTCAAAGCGGGCGGAGTCGGGCTGAATCTTACCCGGGCCAATCATGTCCTGCATTATGACCGCTGGTGGAATCCGGCTGTGGAGAACCAGGCAACCGACCGTGCTTTCCGGATCGGCCAGCATAAAAATGTGCAGGTGCACAAGCTGATCTGCCAGGGCACGCTGGAGGAGCGGATCGACGAGCTGATTGAGCGCAAAAAAAATCTCTCCGAGCAGGTTGTCGGCTCCGGGGAGAACTGGCTGACAGAAATGTCCAACCGTGAGCTGCAGGAGCTGATTGAGCTGCAGGATCAGGACTGGATGTAG
- a CDS encoding GTP pyrophosphokinase family protein produces MQQWQNSEDFARQVEDFKTLPALYRHALNELENKIDVVKTEWQVRDGYSPIEHVKSRIKEPKSILRKMERKGHKFTLENMEQHIHDIAGMRIVCAFVKDIYRLVDHLCVREDLRVLEIKDYIAQPKPNGYQSLHIIVAIPLILLEGTRWVKAEIQLRTLAMDFWASMEHILYYKFDKQLPPHVAEELKEAARAADELDQKMLRLRREILELSEGTRPAGQPAEE; encoded by the coding sequence ATGCAGCAGTGGCAGAACAGTGAGGATTTCGCCAGACAGGTTGAGGACTTTAAGACATTGCCTGCACTTTACCGCCATGCCCTGAATGAGCTTGAGAATAAGATTGATGTAGTTAAGACAGAATGGCAGGTCCGCGACGGCTACAGCCCGATCGAGCATGTCAAATCACGTATAAAAGAGCCGAAGAGCATCCTGCGCAAGATGGAACGCAAAGGGCACAAGTTCACTCTTGAAAATATGGAGCAGCACATTCATGATATCGCCGGCATGCGGATTGTCTGTGCATTTGTGAAGGATATTTACCGGCTGGTTGATCATCTCTGTGTCCGTGAGGACCTCCGGGTTCTTGAGATCAAGGATTATATCGCCCAGCCGAAGCCGAACGGATATCAGAGCCTGCATATCATTGTAGCTATCCCTCTGATCCTTCTGGAGGGGACGCGCTGGGTCAAGGCAGAGATTCAGCTGCGGACGCTGGCAATGGATTTCTGGGCCAGTATGGAGCATATTCTCTACTACAAATTCGACAAGCAGCTTCCCCCGCATGTGGCCGAGGAACTGAAGGAGGCCGCGCGCGCTGCTGACGAGCTGGACCAGAAGATGCTCCGCCTGCGCCGCGAGATTCTTGAGCTGTCGGAAGGAACCCGCCCCGCCGGTCAGCCGGCGGAGGAATAA